One window from the genome of Haemorhous mexicanus isolate bHaeMex1 chromosome 22, bHaeMex1.pri, whole genome shotgun sequence encodes:
- the LOC132337307 gene encoding E3 ubiquitin-protein ligase TRIM39-like — MALAGALERLQEEAICPICLEYMSEPVSIDCGHNFCRGCIAKHCQDKGLWADGPFSCPQCRASCHRSGFRPNRQLANIVESIRQLGLRGGLGPELEPGTPLCPQHDERLKLFCEEDEEPICVVCRESLQHRPHTVYPIEEAAHVYKVKLQKSLESLLKEVEEVKKSESAERMKTQECKETVKKKRERIVSEFGKLHRLLADEEKLLLQKLEEEEKQILLLINENLARLVEEKCLLEELILEIKGKSQQPADGLLKDMKSILSRCEGVKFQSPKAVSVTLKENYSIPERCLGMRDMLKKFKVDVILDPETAHPDLTVSEDGKSVRRGSKKLLLSLFDSPKRFGSAPVVLGSPGFFSGRHYWEVQVGDKPEWGLGLCREAAGRKGSVLFSPNNGYWVLRLQNGGTYEALTIPVSPVTLSVRPRRVGIFLDYEAGEISFYNISDRSHIYTFTDKFSGNLRPLFFLGAFLGGRNAEPLVISWVRDPQGTGCIIL; from the exons ATGGCGCTGGCAGGTGCCCTGGAGCGGCTGCAGGAGGAGGCCATTTGCCCCATCTGCCTGGAGTACATGAGCGAGCCGGTCAGCATCGACTGCGGCCACAACTTCTGCCGAGGCTGCATCGCCAAGCActgccaggacaaggggctgtGGGCCGACGggcccttctcctgcccgcaGTGCCGGGCCTCCTGCCACCGCAGCGGCTTCCGACCCAACCGGCAGCTGGCCAACATCGTGGAGAGCATCCGCCAGCTGGGGCTGCGGGGTGGCCTGGGGCCCGAGCTGGAGCCGGggacccctctgtgcccccagcacgACGAGCGGCTGAAGCTGTTCTGCGAGGAGGACGAGGAGCCCATCTGCGTGGTGTGCCGGGAGTCCCTGCAGCACCGCCCGCACACCGTGTACCCCATCGAGGAGGCGGCGCACGTCTACAAG gtCAAACTCCAGAAATCCCTGGAGAGTCTTTTAAAGGAAGTGGAGGAGGTGAAGAAGAGTGAGTCAGCAGAAAGGATGAAAACCCAGGAGTGCAAG GAGACAGTAAAGAAAAAGCGGGAGAGGATTGTAAGTGAGTTTGGGAAGCTGCATCGGCTGCTGGCTGATGAGGAGAAGCTACTGCTCCagaagctggaggaggaagagaagcagATTCTGCTGCTGATCAATGAAAACCTGGCCAGGCTGGTGGAGGAGAAGTGCTTGCTGGAGGAGTTGATCCTGGAGATAAAGGGGAagagccagcagccagctgatGGGCTGCTCAAG GACATGAAAAGCATCCTGAGTAG GTGTGAAGGGGTAAAGTTCCAATCCCCTAAGGCTGTGTCTGTGACCCTGAAGGAAAACTACAGCATTCCTGAGCGCTGCCTGGGCATGAGGGACATGCTGAAGAAGTTCAAAG TGGACGTGATTCTGGACCCAGAGACGGCACACCCAGACCTCACTGTGTCTGAGGACGGCAAGAGTGTCCGGCGCGGGAGCAAGAAGCTGCTTCTGTCCCTCTTCGACAGCCCCAAGAGGTTTGGCAGCGCCCCAGTggtgctgggcagccctggcttcTTCTCGGGCCGCCACTACTGGGAGGTGCAGGTGGGAGACAAGCCCGAGTggggcctggggctgtgtcGAGAGGCTGCTGGCCGGAAAGGCTCTGTCCTCTTCTCCCCCAACAACGGTTACTGGGTGCTGCGGCTGCAAAACGGGGGCACCTACGAGGCCCTGACCATACCCGTGTCCCCTGTAACCCTGAGTGTGAGACCCCGGCGTGTTGGGATCTTCCTGGACTATGAGGCAGGAGAGATCTCCTTCTACAACATCAGCGACCGCTCCCACATTTACACCTTCACTGACAAGTTCTCAGGCAATCTCCGGCCTCTCTTTTTCTTGGGTGCCTTTTTGGGGGGCAGAAATGCAGAACCCTTGGTGATCTCCTGGGTCAGGGACCCACAGGGGACCGGATGCATCATCTTGTGA
- the LOC132337444 gene encoding C-C motif chemokine 4 homolog, producing the protein MKGFVVALTILIAAFCYQTSAAPFGSDPPTSCCFSYIPRQLPRSFVKDYYETNSQCSQPAVVFITRKGREVCANPMEDWVQQYVNELELD; encoded by the exons ATGAAGGGGTTTGTGGTTGCCCTCACCATCCTCATCGCTGCCTTCTGCTACCAGACTTCTGCTGCTCCAT TTGGCTCCGACCCACCaacctcctgctgcttctcctaCATCCCACGGCAGCTGCCCCGCAGCTTTGTGAAGGATTACTATGAAACCAacagccagtgctcccagcctgctgtcGT GTTCATCACCAGGAAGGGCCGGGAAGTCTGTGCCAACCCCATGGAGGACTGGGTCCAGCAGTATGTGAATGAGCTGGAGCTGGACTGA
- the LOC132337308 gene encoding C-C motif chemokine 5-like translates to MKTFTAALSVLFVVVFCYQATSSPISLNFYGPCCVEYITRTLPLSRVVKYEHTGSHCSPPAVIFTTIKDKLVCANPNDMWVKDIMNQLKDNKHSG, encoded by the exons ATGAAGACCTTCACAGCAGCCCTTTCTGTACTTTTTGTGGTTGTCTTCTGCTACCAGGCCACCTCTTCTCCAA TTTCTCTCAACTTTTATGGTCCCTGCTGTGTTGAGTACATCACCAGAACATTGCCCTTGAGCCGTGTGGTAAAGTATGAGCACACGGGCAGCCACTGCTCTCCACCAGCTGTGAT ATTTACCACCATCAAGGACAAGCTGGTCTGTGCCAACCCTAATGACATGTGGGTCAAGGACATAATGAATCAATTAAAGGACAATAAGCATAGTGGATAA